Proteins found in one Synechococcus sp. LA31 genomic segment:
- a CDS encoding FAD-binding oxidoreductase, producing the protein MGLSVAWWLSEHGHRVALIDPALAQGQSSEAGSSAALGLLMAQIFRRSSGRGWRLRQQSLALWHSWREQLERRGHSIPLRPGLLQLAANAQEWQAQQELVQQRQRQGLPLRLVQQPELETLKPALPAAAMGGLLSPDDGQIDPMPAMEALLSDARRQGLDTLAKPVLRIERSGASETERWCVHTSSGQRRLSHWLVIAAGLGSPALLAPLGHARPQSPVLGQALELQLPADCNAELWPGSISWGGINLVPRPSGRLWLGATVEPGNTTGSPEALEELLQLGGHAPAWLQQADVVRHWQGLRARPDNRPAPLLEALEPGLLLTSGHYRNGVLLAPASAAWVLEQIQSSEPLPRL; encoded by the coding sequence GTGGGCCTTTCTGTGGCCTGGTGGCTCAGCGAACATGGCCATCGCGTGGCCCTGATCGATCCAGCCCTGGCCCAGGGGCAGTCGAGCGAGGCAGGCAGCAGCGCCGCCTTGGGCTTGTTGATGGCGCAGATCTTCAGGCGCAGCAGTGGCCGGGGCTGGCGGCTGCGCCAGCAATCGCTGGCGCTCTGGCACAGCTGGCGTGAACAACTCGAGCGCCGCGGCCATTCCATTCCGCTGCGGCCGGGGCTGCTGCAGCTGGCCGCCAACGCGCAGGAGTGGCAGGCGCAACAGGAGCTCGTGCAGCAGCGCCAGCGGCAGGGCCTGCCTCTGCGCCTGGTGCAGCAGCCGGAACTGGAAACCCTCAAGCCCGCACTGCCCGCCGCCGCGATGGGTGGCCTGCTCTCCCCAGACGACGGTCAGATCGATCCGATGCCAGCGATGGAGGCACTCTTGAGCGATGCCCGGCGACAGGGCCTAGACACGCTGGCTAAGCCCGTGCTGCGGATCGAGCGGAGCGGCGCCAGCGAAACCGAGCGCTGGTGTGTGCACACCAGCTCGGGCCAGAGGCGCCTCAGCCATTGGCTGGTGATCGCGGCAGGCCTGGGCAGCCCGGCGCTATTGGCACCCCTTGGCCACGCGCGCCCCCAGAGCCCCGTGCTCGGTCAAGCCCTGGAGCTGCAATTACCGGCCGACTGCAACGCAGAGCTCTGGCCTGGAAGCATCAGCTGGGGTGGCATCAATCTGGTGCCGAGGCCCAGTGGCCGGCTCTGGCTGGGGGCGACGGTGGAACCCGGCAACACCACAGGCTCACCCGAGGCGCTGGAGGAGCTGCTGCAGTTAGGCGGCCATGCCCCGGCCTGGCTGCAGCAGGCCGATGTGGTGCGGCACTGGCAGGGTTTGCGCGCCCGCCCCGACAACCGCCCGGCCCCACTGCTCGAAGCCCTGGAGCCAGGGCTACTGCTCACGAGCGGCCACTACCGCAATGGCGTGCTGCTGGCACCGGCCAGCGCGGCCTGGGTGCTGGAGCAGATCCAATCCTCGGAACCTTTACCTCGTCTTTAA
- the psbQ gene encoding photosystem II protein PsbQ → MSALITRLSSTLRSLALVALALVLSFGLTACSGGKAKAPTLSAEDIAVIERQAEGFLSARNRLPELATLVNERDWTFTRNLIHGPMQEVGREMLYINQRLLPAERPEANKRADALKEALAELDEAARLQDANNLSKAYIKVASGFGLYAQVLPAQVQADLKQA, encoded by the coding sequence ATGTCCGCGCTGATCACCCGTTTGTCATCCACCCTGCGCAGCCTTGCCCTCGTAGCCCTGGCTCTGGTGCTGAGCTTCGGCCTCACCGCCTGCAGTGGCGGCAAGGCCAAGGCCCCCACCCTCAGCGCTGAAGACATCGCGGTGATCGAACGCCAAGCCGAAGGCTTTTTGTCGGCCCGCAACCGCCTGCCTGAGCTGGCCACCCTGGTGAATGAGCGCGACTGGACCTTCACCCGCAACCTGATCCACGGCCCGATGCAGGAAGTGGGCCGCGAGATGCTCTACATCAACCAGCGCCTGCTGCCCGCCGAGCGCCCCGAAGCCAACAAGCGCGCTGACGCCCTCAAGGAAGCTCTGGCCGAGCTCGATGAAGCCGCCCGCCTGCAGGACGCCAACAACCTGAGCAAGGCCTACATCAAGGTGGCCAGCGGCTTTGGCCTCTATGCGCAGGTTCTGCCCGCCCAGGTGCAAGCTGATCTGAAGCAGGCCTGA
- the purU gene encoding formyltetrahydrofolate deformylase, whose translation MTAATAILQMICPDQPGLVRELSGWVAGNGGNIVHADHHSDQGAGLFLSRIEWQLEGFGLPREAIAPAAVALAERLRGEQKVTFSDEKPAVAIFVSKQDHCLLDLLWRVRTGELPMRVPLVIANHPDLASIAAEFGARFEHVPISNANREEAEARQLELLAEHGIELVILAKYMQVLTPRFLAAFDPPDAFHRVINIHHSFLPAFMGAQPYHRAWERGVKLIGATGHYVTEHLDAGPIIAQSTVSVGHRDEVDDLIRKGRDTERLALARAVRLHLKRQVMVYRGRTAVFE comes from the coding sequence ATGACGGCTGCCACGGCCATCCTTCAGATGATCTGCCCGGACCAGCCCGGTCTGGTGCGGGAGCTCTCCGGGTGGGTGGCAGGCAACGGCGGCAACATCGTGCATGCCGATCACCACAGCGACCAAGGCGCCGGGTTGTTTCTGAGCCGCATCGAGTGGCAGCTGGAGGGCTTCGGCTTGCCCCGCGAGGCGATCGCACCTGCGGCGGTGGCTCTGGCTGAGCGGTTGCGCGGGGAGCAGAAGGTGACCTTCTCGGATGAGAAGCCCGCCGTGGCCATCTTCGTGAGCAAGCAGGATCATTGCCTGCTGGATCTGCTCTGGCGCGTACGCACCGGTGAGCTGCCGATGCGGGTGCCGCTGGTGATCGCGAACCACCCGGATCTGGCATCCATCGCCGCAGAGTTCGGCGCGCGTTTCGAGCATGTGCCGATCAGCAACGCCAACCGCGAGGAGGCGGAAGCCCGGCAGCTGGAGTTGCTGGCGGAGCACGGGATTGAGCTGGTGATCCTGGCCAAATACATGCAGGTGCTCACTCCGCGTTTCCTGGCGGCTTTTGATCCCCCGGATGCCTTTCACCGGGTGATCAACATCCACCACTCCTTCCTGCCGGCCTTTATGGGGGCTCAGCCCTATCACCGCGCTTGGGAGCGAGGTGTGAAGCTGATCGGTGCCACCGGTCACTACGTGACCGAGCACTTGGATGCGGGGCCGATCATTGCCCAGTCCACCGTGTCGGTGGGCCATCGCGATGAAGTGGATGATTTGATCCGCAAGGGGCGCGACACCGAGCGCCTCGCCCTGGCCAGGGCGGTGCGGCTGCATCTCAAACGCCAGGTGATGGTGTATCGCGGCCGCACGGCGGTGTTTGAGTGA
- a CDS encoding O-antigen ligase translates to MKALLQRLDGQRPLQADRLGWRCFQLGVFVLPSSALFAGLLLLVALIQGSRRRSPWWHDRVNGVLALIAGLMVLGAAAASLRVSALPAYPPSLAWLGLFNWLPFFWAFWGFQPYLADSPGRRRAALALVAGTVPVLVTGLGQLWLGWHGPWQMLGGAVIWHLKQGGNPRGRLSGLFDYANITAAWLSLTWPLLLAALLACWRRWRDRAAGSSWRLWVVLALAAVQVGALYLTDSRNAWGAMLLAVPLVAGPASWLWLLPLLLLTLLPVALATLPGIPALLQDPARALVPQSIWGRLNDLNHHSQRKWASLRITQWSVAAGLIAERPWLGWGAAAFSVIYPLRTGRWHGHPHNIAFDLAISHGLPAAVLLVGLVLWLLIRGARQGMVQGPVFDRAWWAAVLVLAMLHASDIPIYDSRINIAGWILLAGLRCWFPSPGPRAGV, encoded by the coding sequence GTGAAGGCTCTGCTTCAACGGCTCGACGGCCAGCGGCCGCTCCAGGCCGATCGCCTCGGCTGGCGATGTTTCCAGCTGGGTGTGTTCGTGCTGCCCTCCAGCGCCCTCTTTGCAGGCTTGTTGCTGTTGGTGGCCCTGATCCAGGGCAGTCGTCGCCGCAGCCCCTGGTGGCACGACCGGGTGAACGGTGTGCTGGCTCTGATCGCTGGCTTGATGGTGCTGGGAGCCGCCGCCGCCAGCCTGCGTGTTTCGGCTCTACCGGCGTATCCACCCTCGTTGGCCTGGTTGGGGCTGTTCAATTGGTTGCCTTTCTTCTGGGCCTTTTGGGGCTTCCAGCCCTATCTGGCGGATTCTCCAGGGCGTCGCCGCGCTGCCCTGGCCCTCGTGGCGGGCACGGTGCCGGTGCTGGTGACCGGTCTGGGCCAGCTGTGGTTGGGCTGGCATGGACCCTGGCAGATGCTTGGCGGGGCCGTGATCTGGCACCTCAAGCAGGGGGGGAACCCCCGCGGGAGGCTCTCGGGCCTGTTCGATTACGCCAACATCACGGCTGCCTGGTTGTCGCTGACCTGGCCGCTGCTGTTGGCGGCGCTGCTGGCTTGTTGGCGGCGCTGGCGCGACCGTGCCGCCGGAAGCAGCTGGCGCCTATGGGTGGTGCTGGCTTTGGCGGCGGTACAGGTGGGGGCCCTTTATCTCACCGATTCCCGCAATGCCTGGGGGGCGATGCTGCTGGCGGTGCCCCTGGTGGCTGGTCCTGCCAGTTGGTTGTGGTTGTTGCCCTTGCTGCTGCTGACCCTGCTACCGGTGGCCCTAGCCACCTTGCCCGGTATCCCTGCCCTCTTGCAGGATCCTGCGCGTGCCTTGGTGCCCCAATCGATCTGGGGCCGCCTCAACGACCTCAATCACCACAGCCAGCGCAAGTGGGCTTCGCTGCGGATCACCCAATGGAGCGTGGCGGCAGGCTTGATCGCTGAGCGCCCCTGGCTGGGCTGGGGCGCGGCGGCCTTCAGCGTGATCTATCCCCTGCGCACCGGCCGGTGGCATGGGCATCCCCACAACATCGCTTTCGACTTGGCCATCAGCCATGGCCTCCCGGCGGCGGTGCTGCTGGTGGGCTTGGTGCTCTGGCTGTTGATTCGCGGTGCCCGCCAGGGCATGGTGCAAGGCCCGGTGTTCGATCGGGCCTGGTGGGCGGCGGTGCTGGTGCTGGCGATGCTCCATGCCAGTGACATTCCGATCTACGACAGCCGCATCAACATCGCTGGCTGGATCCTGCTCGCGGGCCTGCGCTGTTGGTTCCCTAGTCCAGGGCCTCGTGCTGGTGTTTGA
- a CDS encoding radical SAM protein: MLAFPSTYTVGITSLGYQVVWATLARRSDVDVRRLFTDQGDPAHRYCDLFGLSLSWELDGPVLLDLLEQQRIPLWAAERGDRDPIVFGGGPVLTANPEPLAPFFDVVLLGDGELLLPAFIDALQACREAPRPERLRRLAQVPGVYVPALYAPRYGADGELLAVEPTEAGIPATAAKQTWRGNTLSHSTVITPEAAWPDIHMVEVVRSCPELCRFCLASYLTLPFRTPSLDDGLIPAVEKGLTATQRLGLLGASVTQHPQFADLLQWLDGDRFEGTRVSVSSVRAATVTPELGRILAKRGSKSLTIAIESGSERMREVVNKKLATEEIYAAARYAKEGGLSGLKLYGMVGLPSEAEADVEATAELLLALKKATPGLRLSLGVSTFVPKAHTPFQWQGVRVEAEKRLKLLAKRLKPKGIELRPESYGWSVIQALLSRSDRRLAPVIAAARGRHESLGGWKQAYRAVRESEASAEAPLPPPWEEVIHANWEPGRVLPWEHLEGPLPKATLLKHQHEALD; encoded by the coding sequence GTGCTGGCCTTCCCCAGCACCTACACAGTGGGGATCACCAGCCTCGGCTACCAGGTGGTGTGGGCCACCCTGGCCCGCCGCTCCGATGTGGATGTGCGGCGCCTGTTCACCGACCAGGGCGACCCAGCTCACCGCTACTGCGATCTGTTCGGCCTGTCGCTGAGCTGGGAGCTGGATGGACCGGTGCTGCTGGATCTGCTCGAGCAGCAGCGCATCCCTCTTTGGGCAGCCGAGCGGGGGGATCGGGACCCAATCGTGTTCGGCGGCGGCCCGGTGCTCACCGCCAACCCCGAACCACTGGCACCGTTTTTCGACGTGGTGCTGCTCGGTGACGGGGAGCTGCTGCTGCCCGCCTTCATCGACGCCCTGCAGGCATGTCGCGAAGCCCCTCGACCCGAACGGCTGCGGCGGCTGGCCCAGGTGCCGGGTGTGTATGTGCCGGCGCTCTATGCCCCCCGCTACGGCGCAGATGGGGAGCTGTTGGCGGTTGAGCCCACCGAAGCAGGCATCCCGGCTACGGCGGCCAAGCAAACCTGGCGCGGCAACACCCTCAGCCATTCCACGGTGATCACACCGGAGGCGGCATGGCCTGATATCCACATGGTGGAGGTGGTGCGCAGCTGCCCAGAGCTCTGCCGCTTCTGCCTCGCGAGCTACCTCACGCTGCCCTTTCGCACCCCAAGCCTTGATGACGGCCTAATCCCTGCGGTGGAAAAGGGTCTCACCGCCACACAGCGCCTCGGGCTGCTGGGGGCATCGGTGACCCAGCACCCTCAGTTCGCCGATCTCTTGCAGTGGCTGGATGGCGATCGCTTCGAGGGCACGCGGGTGAGCGTGAGCTCGGTGCGGGCCGCCACGGTGACGCCCGAGCTGGGGCGGATCCTGGCCAAACGGGGCAGCAAATCGCTCACGATCGCGATCGAGAGCGGCAGCGAGCGCATGCGTGAGGTGGTGAACAAGAAGCTGGCCACCGAGGAGATCTATGCAGCCGCCCGCTACGCCAAAGAAGGTGGCCTCAGCGGCCTGAAGCTTTACGGAATGGTGGGGCTGCCGAGCGAAGCAGAGGCCGATGTGGAGGCCACCGCCGAGCTGCTGCTGGCCCTAAAAAAAGCCACTCCCGGGCTGCGGCTGTCGCTCGGGGTCAGCACGTTTGTGCCCAAGGCCCACACGCCCTTTCAGTGGCAAGGAGTCCGCGTTGAAGCCGAGAAGCGGCTCAAGCTGCTGGCCAAGCGGCTCAAGCCCAAGGGCATCGAATTGCGCCCCGAGAGCTACGGCTGGAGCGTGATCCAGGCCTTGCTCTCCCGCAGCGACCGCCGCCTAGCTCCGGTGATCGCTGCCGCCCGCGGCCGCCACGAAAGCCTGGGGGGGTGGAAGCAGGCTTATCGGGCCGTGCGGGAAAGCGAGGCCTCAGCCGAGGCACCACTACCGCCACCGTGGGAAGAGGTGATCCACGCCAACTGGGAACCGGGGCGGGTGCTGCCCTGGGAACACCTAGAGGGACCGTTGCCCAAAGCCACCCTGCTCAAACACCAGCACGAGGCCCTGGACTAG
- a CDS encoding ClC family H(+)/Cl(-) exchange transporter, whose amino-acid sequence MIGERVSLHPQSWRASRNLERLIEQRWPAVVITLVVTSLGAAVTGLLFKTGVGWLGSWRLRLLEIASPWLVLPLLGAIGGALSGLLVQQLAPAAAGSGIPHVMRFLSRQRVPMQLRVAVVKLVAGILAIGSGFPLGPEGPSVQMGSSVGWQMARWFKAPPSLMRVIVAAGGGAGIAAVFNAPLGGFFYAIEELLRQAGPVLLLLVFSTAFLGSFWADLMGLAGMGSKAAGIENGGFQLISEYSPDLSFAPRDLIYLVVLGAAVALLAELYSRYVVGMQRLGVRWLPDQLVLRMMIGGLLIGLVYAALPADFRNTAALQHVIADGHVEVSKAVGIFALLFFGTGLAASTGAPGGLFAPMLTLGGSIGLVAAGWAEVTTGHAPSTFVFAGMAAFIAACARSPITAVFLVFALTKNLLILKPLLVCAVASTVMASILHEQSIYKRQLKLMGTLKPVLPTH is encoded by the coding sequence TTGATCGGTGAACGAGTCTCGCTGCACCCCCAGAGCTGGAGGGCGAGCCGCAATCTCGAGCGTCTGATCGAGCAGCGCTGGCCCGCGGTGGTGATCACGTTGGTGGTCACCTCCCTGGGGGCAGCTGTGACCGGTCTTCTGTTCAAAACAGGCGTGGGCTGGCTCGGCAGCTGGCGGCTGCGCCTGCTGGAGATCGCCAGCCCATGGCTCGTGTTGCCGCTGCTGGGGGCTATAGGCGGAGCGCTCTCGGGCCTGCTCGTGCAACAGCTGGCACCCGCTGCAGCCGGGTCCGGCATCCCGCACGTGATGCGTTTCCTCAGCCGTCAGCGCGTGCCGATGCAGCTGCGGGTGGCCGTCGTGAAACTGGTGGCGGGCATCCTGGCCATCGGTAGCGGCTTCCCGCTTGGGCCAGAGGGCCCCTCGGTGCAGATGGGCAGCTCGGTGGGCTGGCAGATGGCCCGCTGGTTCAAGGCGCCGCCCTCGCTGATGCGCGTGATCGTGGCCGCCGGCGGCGGCGCCGGCATCGCAGCTGTGTTCAACGCACCGCTCGGTGGCTTTTTTTATGCCATCGAAGAACTGCTACGGCAAGCAGGCCCGGTGCTGCTGCTACTCGTGTTCAGCACCGCCTTCCTCGGCAGCTTCTGGGCCGATCTGATGGGTCTGGCGGGGATGGGCAGCAAAGCCGCGGGCATCGAGAACGGCGGCTTCCAGCTGATCAGCGAATACAGCCCCGACCTGAGCTTCGCCCCCCGCGATCTGATTTACCTGGTGGTGCTGGGGGCTGCAGTGGCACTGCTAGCTGAGCTCTACAGCCGCTATGTGGTGGGGATGCAGCGGCTGGGTGTGCGCTGGCTGCCCGACCAACTGGTGCTGCGCATGATGATCGGCGGCCTGTTGATCGGCCTGGTGTACGCCGCCCTACCCGCCGATTTCCGCAACACCGCCGCCCTGCAACACGTGATTGCCGATGGTCACGTTGAGGTGAGCAAAGCTGTCGGCATCTTTGCGCTGTTGTTCTTCGGCACCGGCCTGGCGGCCTCCACCGGCGCCCCCGGCGGCCTGTTCGCTCCGATGCTCACCCTGGGAGGCTCCATCGGCCTGGTGGCTGCAGGCTGGGCGGAGGTCACCACCGGCCACGCCCCCAGCACCTTCGTGTTCGCCGGCATGGCCGCCTTCATCGCCGCCTGCGCACGTTCACCGATCACAGCGGTGTTCTTGGTGTTCGCCCTCACCAAAAACCTCTTGATCCTGAAGCCACTACTGGTCTGCGCCGTCGCCAGCACCGTGATGGCGAGCATCCTGCACGAGCAATCGATCTACAAACGCCAGCTGAAGCTGATGGGCACCCTCAAGCCCGTGCTTCCAACGCACTGA
- the acnB gene encoding bifunctional aconitate hydratase 2/2-methylisocitrate dehydratase gives MVASSFLADYRAAAAEREALGIPALPLTAAQTQALTELLQAPPAGEETFLLHLLSERIPPGVDEAAYVKASWLSAVAQGNTSSPLVSPAEAVQLLATMIGGYNVGALIELLSSSDAAIAETATTGLSRTLLVYDAYNDVLELAASNPYAKRVIDSWAGAEWFTAKPELPAEITVTVFKVEGETNTDDLSPATHATTRPDIPLHATAMLETRMPGGLELISELKRKGHPVAYVGDVVGTGSSRKSAINSVLWHTGTNIPHVPNKRSGGVVLGGKIAPIFFNTAEDSGALPIECDVSALNSGDVITIRPYAGTIERAAGEPNAGEIVARFELKPSTITDEVRAGGRIPLMIGRALTDKVRAQLGLPASDLFIRPAAPADSGKGFTLAQKMVGKACGLSGVRPGTSCEPLMTTVGSQDTTGPMTRDEMKELACLGFSADLVMQSFCHTAAYPKPVDLKTHAELPDFISSRGGVALRPGDGIIHSWLNRMLLPDTVGTGGDSHTRFPLGISFPAGSGLVAFAAAIGAMPLDMPESVLVKFSGSLQPGVTLRDVVNAIPYVAIQQGLLTVEKAGKKNIFSGRIMEIEGLPDLKLEQAFELTDATAERSCAGSTIKLSVDTVSEYLRSNVALLKNMIARGYSDERTLARRIKAMEEWLANPVLMEADADAEYAAVIEINLDEINEPILACPNDPDNVKTLTDVAGAQVDEVFIGSCMTNIGHYRAAATVLEGQGENTARLWVCPPTRMDEEMLKQEGYYAIFEKAGSRMEMPGCSLCMGNQARVEDNTTVFSTSTRNFNNRLGNGAQVYLGSAELAAVCAQLGRIPSKDQYLAIAAAKIDPRGAELYRYLNFDQIEGFEDSGRVVSAEQEAKVLAEV, from the coding sequence ATGGTTGCCAGCAGCTTCCTTGCCGACTACCGCGCCGCAGCCGCGGAACGTGAAGCCCTGGGGATTCCGGCCCTGCCCCTCACCGCTGCCCAGACCCAGGCCCTCACCGAACTGCTGCAGGCACCACCCGCCGGCGAGGAAACCTTCCTGCTGCATCTGCTTTCCGAGCGCATCCCCCCCGGCGTGGATGAAGCGGCCTATGTGAAGGCCAGCTGGCTCAGCGCCGTGGCTCAAGGCAACACCAGCAGCCCTCTGGTGAGTCCTGCAGAAGCGGTGCAGCTGCTGGCCACCATGATCGGTGGATACAACGTGGGCGCCCTGATCGAGCTGCTGTCCAGCAGTGATGCCGCGATCGCCGAAACCGCCACCACCGGTTTAAGCCGCACCCTGCTCGTTTACGACGCTTACAACGATGTGCTGGAGCTGGCCGCCAGCAACCCCTACGCCAAGCGGGTGATCGACAGCTGGGCGGGTGCCGAGTGGTTCACCGCCAAGCCAGAGCTGCCCGCGGAGATCACCGTGACGGTGTTCAAGGTGGAGGGCGAAACCAACACCGACGACCTCTCCCCCGCCACCCACGCCACCACCCGCCCCGACATCCCCTTGCACGCCACGGCGATGCTGGAAACCCGCATGCCCGGCGGCCTGGAGCTGATCAGCGAGCTCAAGCGAAAGGGCCACCCCGTGGCCTACGTGGGCGATGTGGTGGGCACCGGCAGCTCCCGCAAATCCGCGATCAACTCGGTGCTCTGGCACACCGGCACCAACATTCCCCATGTGCCGAACAAGCGCAGCGGCGGTGTGGTGCTGGGCGGCAAGATTGCGCCAATCTTCTTCAACACCGCGGAAGATTCCGGCGCCCTGCCGATCGAGTGCGACGTGAGCGCTCTCAACTCTGGCGATGTGATCACGATCCGCCCCTACGCCGGCACGATCGAGCGCGCCGCCGGTGAGCCGAATGCCGGCGAGATCGTGGCCCGGTTCGAGCTCAAGCCCAGCACGATCACCGATGAGGTGCGCGCCGGTGGCCGCATCCCGCTGATGATCGGCCGCGCTCTCACCGACAAGGTGCGCGCCCAGTTGGGGCTGCCCGCCAGCGATCTGTTCATCCGCCCGGCAGCTCCCGCCGACAGCGGCAAGGGCTTCACCCTGGCCCAGAAGATGGTGGGCAAGGCCTGCGGCCTGAGCGGCGTGCGTCCCGGCACCAGCTGCGAACCGCTGATGACCACCGTGGGCTCCCAGGACACCACCGGGCCGATGACCCGCGATGAGATGAAGGAGCTGGCCTGCCTGGGCTTCTCCGCCGATCTGGTGATGCAGAGCTTCTGCCACACCGCCGCCTATCCCAAGCCGGTAGACCTCAAGACCCACGCCGAGCTGCCCGACTTCATCAGCTCCCGCGGCGGCGTAGCCCTGCGCCCCGGCGACGGCATCATCCACAGCTGGCTCAACCGCATGCTCCTGCCCGACACCGTGGGCACCGGCGGCGACAGCCACACCCGCTTTCCCCTGGGCATCTCCTTCCCGGCCGGATCAGGCCTGGTGGCCTTCGCCGCCGCGATCGGCGCCATGCCGCTCGACATGCCCGAATCGGTGCTGGTGAAGTTTTCCGGCTCGCTGCAGCCGGGCGTGACCCTGCGCGATGTGGTGAACGCCATCCCCTATGTGGCGATCCAACAGGGACTGCTCACCGTGGAAAAGGCCGGCAAAAAGAACATTTTCAGCGGCCGGATCATGGAGATCGAAGGGCTGCCCGATCTCAAACTCGAACAGGCCTTCGAGCTCACCGATGCCACCGCCGAGCGTTCCTGCGCCGGCAGCACGATCAAGCTCTCAGTGGACACCGTGAGCGAATACCTGCGCAGCAATGTGGCGCTGCTCAAAAACATGATTGCCCGGGGCTATAGCGACGAGCGCACCCTGGCCCGCCGCATCAAGGCCATGGAGGAATGGCTCGCGAACCCGGTGCTGATGGAAGCCGACGCCGACGCCGAATACGCCGCCGTGATCGAGATCAACCTCGACGAGATCAACGAACCAATCCTGGCCTGCCCCAACGACCCCGACAACGTCAAAACTCTTACCGATGTGGCGGGTGCTCAGGTCGATGAAGTGTTCATCGGCTCCTGCATGACCAACATCGGCCACTACCGGGCCGCAGCCACGGTGCTGGAAGGCCAGGGCGAGAACACCGCCCGCCTCTGGGTCTGCCCGCCCACCCGCATGGATGAGGAGATGCTCAAGCAAGAGGGCTATTACGCCATCTTCGAGAAGGCCGGCTCCCGCATGGAGATGCCCGGCTGCTCGCTGTGCATGGGCAACCAGGCCCGGGTGGAAGACAACACAACCGTGTTCTCCACCAGCACCCGCAACTTCAACAACCGCCTCGGCAACGGCGCCCAGGTGTATCTGGGCAGCGCTGAACTGGCTGCGGTGTGCGCCCAGCTGGGCCGCATCCCCAGCAAGGATCAATACCTGGCCATCGCCGCCGCCAAGATCGATCCGCGCGGCGCCGAGCTCTACCGCTACCTCAACTTCGATCAGATCGAAGGATTTGAAGACAGCGGCCGGGTGGTGAGTGCCGAGCAAGAAGCCAAAGTGTTGGCAGAAGTGTGA
- a CDS encoding 3-deoxy-7-phosphoheptulonate synthase — MSPTSDLHVVDTRPLVAPALLYGELPLSEGAESTVRRARERIKAILRGDDQRLLVIVGPCSVHDVEAAKEYAAAIAEQHHRHRDQLEVVMRVYFEKPRTTVGWKGLINDPHLDGSYDINTGLKLARGLLLHLAEMGLPAATELLDPVVPQYIADLISWTAIGARTTESQTHREMASGLSMPIGFKNGTDGSASTAINAMEAAARPHHFLGINKDGSAAIVTTTGNPDGHLVLRGGKQGTNFHAEAIEAAATALEKDGLPARVMVDCSHGNSNKDYRRQGEVATAVADQLRQGSRHVMGVMIESHLVAGNQKIPADLSQLTYGQSITDACIDLGTTRELLADLAAAVAEAKTKTGA, encoded by the coding sequence ATGAGTCCCACCTCTGATCTCCACGTGGTGGATACCCGGCCTTTGGTGGCTCCCGCTCTGCTCTACGGCGAGCTGCCCCTCTCCGAAGGCGCTGAGTCCACCGTGCGCAGGGCCCGTGAACGGATCAAAGCCATCCTGCGTGGGGATGATCAGCGTCTACTGGTGATCGTGGGCCCCTGCTCGGTTCACGACGTGGAGGCTGCCAAGGAGTACGCGGCGGCGATCGCTGAGCAGCATCACCGCCACCGCGATCAGCTGGAGGTGGTGATGCGGGTGTATTTCGAGAAACCCCGCACCACCGTGGGCTGGAAGGGGTTGATCAATGATCCCCACCTTGATGGCAGCTACGACATCAACACCGGCCTCAAGCTGGCGCGCGGCCTGCTGCTGCATCTGGCTGAGATGGGTTTACCGGCGGCCACAGAGCTGCTGGATCCGGTGGTGCCCCAATACATCGCTGATTTGATCAGCTGGACCGCCATCGGTGCTCGCACCACCGAGAGCCAGACCCACCGCGAGATGGCATCAGGCCTCTCGATGCCGATCGGGTTCAAGAACGGCACCGATGGCAGCGCCTCCACCGCCATCAATGCGATGGAGGCGGCTGCCCGCCCCCACCATTTCCTAGGCATCAACAAAGACGGCAGCGCCGCCATCGTGACCACCACCGGCAACCCGGATGGGCACTTGGTGCTGCGGGGTGGCAAACAGGGCACCAACTTCCACGCCGAGGCGATCGAGGCGGCGGCGACGGCGCTGGAGAAAGACGGTTTGCCTGCGCGGGTGATGGTGGATTGCAGCCATGGCAACTCCAACAAGGACTACCGCCGTCAGGGCGAGGTGGCCACGGCCGTGGCCGATCAGCTGCGCCAGGGATCGCGCCATGTGATGGGCGTGATGATCGAGAGCCATCTGGTGGCTGGCAACCAGAAGATCCCTGCGGATCTCAGCCAGCTCACGTATGGCCAAAGCATCACCGATGCTTGCATTGATCTCGGCACCACCCGTGAGCTACTGGCGGACCTTGCTGCTGCGGTGGCCGAGGCTAAAACCAAGACTGGGGCATAG